One Amaranthus tricolor cultivar Red isolate AtriRed21 chromosome 10, ASM2621246v1, whole genome shotgun sequence genomic window carries:
- the LOC130825680 gene encoding cyanate hydratase translates to MASSEYTLSVVEKLQEAKRNSGKSYTQIAEETGLTNVYVAQLLRRQAHLKPATMPKLRASLPHLTDDDIEQMMKPPFRSFDPDLIQEPAIYRLHEATMHFGESIKEIINEEFGDGIMSAIDFYCSVDKVKGADGKDRVVITYDGKYLPYTEQKSEEMLSRPRK, encoded by the exons ATGGCGTCGTCAGAATACACCTTATCAGTGGTCGAGAAGCTTCAAGAAGCCAAAAGAAACTCCGGGAAATCATACACTCAAATTGCTGAAGAAACTGGTCTAACCAACGTCTATGTAGCCCAACTTCTCCGACGTCAAGCCCATTTGAAACCCGCTACTATGCCTAAACTTCGGGCTTCTCTACCACATTTGACAGATGATGATATTGAGCAGATGATGAAGCCTCCTTTTAGGTCATTTGATCCTGATTTGATTCAAGAACCTGCTATTTATAG ATTGCATGAAGCAACCATGCATTTCGGGGAGAGCATTAAAGAAATTATCAATGAGGAGTTCGGTGATGGCAT CATGTCAGCCATAGATTTCTATTGCTCGGTCGATAAGGTCAAAGGTGCTGATGGCAAGGACAGGGTTGTTATTACATACGATGGGAAGTATTTACCATACACTGAGCAG